A part of Streptomyces sp. NBC_00557 genomic DNA contains:
- a CDS encoding class I SAM-dependent methyltransferase, with protein MTDATENLPADATEPFLRTTRASYDAIAKDYAAQFPAGDWHPLDRTVITAFAELVTRHGTAPVADLGSGPGHVTALLDELGVPAFGVDLSPAMVALARESYPRLRFHIGSMTSLDLPDATLGGILALYSTIHVPDDRLPAAFAEFHRTLQSGGHALLAFQTTDAPGSLHLPERFGHEIDLDYYWRTPEQITAFLTEAGLELVATIRREPAGEETRARAFVLARKS; from the coding sequence GTGACCGACGCGACCGAGAACCTGCCCGCCGACGCGACCGAACCCTTCCTCCGCACGACCCGCGCCTCCTACGACGCGATCGCCAAGGACTACGCCGCGCAGTTCCCGGCCGGCGACTGGCACCCCCTGGACCGGACGGTGATCACCGCGTTCGCCGAGCTGGTCACCCGGCACGGCACGGCCCCCGTGGCCGACCTGGGCAGCGGCCCCGGCCATGTCACCGCGCTCCTCGACGAGCTGGGCGTCCCCGCCTTCGGCGTCGACCTCTCCCCGGCCATGGTGGCGCTCGCCCGTGAGAGCTACCCGCGGCTGCGTTTCCACATCGGCTCCATGACGTCCCTGGACCTGCCGGACGCCACCCTGGGCGGCATCCTCGCCCTGTACTCGACGATCCACGTGCCCGACGACCGCCTGCCCGCGGCGTTCGCCGAATTCCACCGCACCCTGCAGTCCGGCGGGCACGCCCTCCTCGCCTTCCAGACGACCGACGCGCCCGGCAGTCTGCACCTGCCGGAGCGCTTCGGCCACGAGATCGACCTCGACTACTACTGGCGCACCCCGGAGCAGATCACCGCGTTCCTGACGGAGGCGGGCCTGGAACTGGTGGCGACGATCCGCCGCGAGCCGGCCGGCGAGGAGACCCGGGCCCGCGCCTTCGTCCTGGCCCGCAAGAGCTGA
- a CDS encoding N-acetylneuraminate synthase family protein produces MSTNSRLRTFGSREVGPGKPVYICGEIGINHNGELENAFKLIDVAAAAGCDAVKFQKRTPEICTPRDQWDIERDTPWGRMTYIDYRHRVEFGEDEYRQIDEYCKEKGIDWFASPWDTEAVAFLEKFDLPAHKVASASLTDDELLRALRATGRTVILSTGMSTPKQIRHAVEVLGSDNILMCHATSTYPAKAEELNLRVINTLEKEYPNVPIGYSGHETGLQTTLAAVALGAVFVERHITLDRAMWGSDQAASVEPQGLERLVRDIRVIEASLGDGVKKVYDSELAPMKKLRRVAGVVAEAEIAAAAGEPVTV; encoded by the coding sequence ATGAGCACCAACTCCCGTCTGCGTACGTTCGGTTCCCGCGAGGTCGGCCCGGGCAAGCCCGTCTACATCTGCGGCGAGATCGGCATCAACCACAACGGTGAGCTGGAGAACGCGTTCAAGCTGATCGACGTGGCCGCCGCGGCCGGCTGCGACGCGGTCAAGTTCCAGAAGCGCACCCCGGAGATCTGCACCCCGCGCGACCAGTGGGACATCGAGCGCGACACCCCCTGGGGCCGGATGACCTACATCGACTACCGCCACCGCGTGGAGTTCGGCGAGGACGAGTACCGCCAGATCGACGAGTACTGCAAGGAGAAGGGGATCGACTGGTTCGCCTCCCCGTGGGACACCGAGGCCGTCGCCTTCCTCGAGAAGTTCGACCTGCCCGCCCACAAGGTCGCGTCCGCGTCCCTGACCGACGACGAGCTGCTGCGCGCCCTGCGCGCCACCGGCCGCACCGTCATCCTCTCCACCGGCATGTCGACCCCGAAGCAGATCCGCCACGCGGTCGAGGTCCTCGGCTCCGACAACATCCTCATGTGCCACGCCACCTCGACCTACCCGGCGAAGGCCGAGGAGCTGAACCTCCGCGTGATCAACACGCTGGAGAAGGAGTACCCGAACGTCCCGATCGGCTACTCCGGCCACGAGACCGGCCTGCAGACCACGCTGGCCGCGGTCGCCCTGGGCGCCGTGTTCGTCGAGCGCCACATCACCCTCGACCGCGCCATGTGGGGCTCCGACCAGGCCGCCTCGGTGGAGCCGCAGGGCCTGGAGCGCCTGGTCCGCGACATCCGCGTCATCGAGGCCTCCCTGGGCGACGGCGTCAAGAAGGTCTACGACTCCGAGCTGGCCCCGATGAAGAAGCTGCGCCGTGTCGCCGGTGTCGTCGCCGAGGCGGAGATCGCGGCGGCGGCGGGCGAGCCGGTCACGGTCTGA
- a CDS encoding N-acylneuraminate cytidylyltransferase, translated as MSNPEAGRGATVRRVLAVIPARGGSKGVPAKNLAPVGGVPLVARAVRECRATRLVTDVVVSTDDQAIAAAAREAGAEVVLRPAAIAGDTATSEAAVLHAMDAHEALHGAPVDVVLLVQCTSPFIVREDIDGVAGAVVENGADTAVTVAPFHGFIWREADAESEGGVGVNHDKSYRPRRQDRPQDFLETGAAYAMDAAGFREHQHRFFGRTELVRTDPARVLEIDDPHDLARARALAPLFDADRPGSLPTYDDIDAVVLDFDGTQTDDRVLIDSEGREFVSVHRGDGLGIAALRRSGLKMLVLSTEQNPVVAARARKLQLPVLHGIDRKDLALKQWCEEQGIAPERVLYVGNDVNDLPCFALVGWPVAVASAHDVVRGAARAVTTVPGGDGAIREIASWILGPSLDSLPK; from the coding sequence ATGTCCAACCCGGAAGCGGGCCGAGGCGCGACGGTGCGCCGCGTGCTCGCGGTGATCCCCGCCCGCGGCGGCTCCAAGGGCGTGCCCGCGAAGAACCTCGCGCCCGTCGGCGGCGTCCCGCTGGTGGCCCGCGCGGTCCGCGAGTGCCGGGCCACCCGGCTGGTGACCGACGTCGTCGTCTCCACCGACGACCAGGCCATCGCCGCCGCCGCCCGGGAGGCCGGCGCCGAGGTCGTGCTGCGGCCCGCCGCCATCGCCGGGGACACGGCGACCTCCGAGGCCGCGGTCCTGCACGCCATGGACGCCCACGAAGCCCTGCACGGCGCGCCCGTCGACGTGGTCCTGCTCGTGCAGTGCACCAGCCCCTTCATCGTCCGCGAGGACATCGACGGGGTGGCCGGCGCGGTCGTCGAGAACGGCGCCGACACGGCCGTCACCGTGGCGCCCTTCCACGGCTTCATCTGGCGCGAGGCCGACGCCGAGTCCGAGGGCGGGGTGGGGGTCAACCACGACAAGTCCTACCGCCCGCGCCGCCAGGACCGCCCCCAGGACTTCCTGGAGACCGGCGCCGCGTACGCGATGGACGCGGCCGGCTTCCGCGAGCACCAGCACCGCTTCTTCGGCCGTACGGAACTCGTGCGCACCGACCCCGCGCGCGTGCTGGAGATCGACGACCCGCACGACCTCGCCCGCGCCCGCGCGCTGGCCCCCCTCTTCGACGCGGACCGCCCCGGTTCGCTGCCCACCTACGACGACATCGACGCCGTAGTCCTCGACTTCGACGGCACCCAGACCGACGACCGGGTGCTGATCGACTCCGAAGGACGGGAGTTCGTCTCCGTGCACCGCGGCGACGGACTCGGCATCGCGGCCCTCCGCCGGAGCGGCCTGAAGATGCTGGTCCTGTCCACGGAACAGAACCCTGTGGTGGCCGCCCGCGCCCGGAAGCTCCAGCTCCCGGTGCTGCACGGCATCGACCGCAAGGACCTCGCGCTGAAGCAGTGGTGCGAGGAGCAGGGCATCGCGCCGGAGCGCGTGCTCTACGTCGGCAACGACGTCAACGACCTGCCGTGCTTCGCCCTCGTCGGCTGGCCCGTGGCGGTCGCGAGCGCCCACGACGTCGTACGCGGCGCCGCACGCGCGGTCACCACCGTTCCCGGCGGTGACGGCGCGATCCGAGAGATCGCCAGCTGGATCCTCGGCCCCTCTCTCGATTCCCTCCCCAAGTAA
- a CDS encoding DUF6716 putative glycosyltransferase, translating into MPASATKSLRVAVLADSDTRWKWGALTAQRLAPTDAGIRLDGYLLRGRATPTARQLKEVGVRADSLREVTGVEFLRAMGDSGEDPYDILVLALVGGGVQAMLHGLRAAWAGAGKRPVVVTGYVGVVYEKLADGLLLRHGADLVLANSRHDADRFRAVYEGVGADASAVTEVALPFLGGAPYTGEHEPYTVVFAAQPSVPDSRKDRTYLLNRLIEHARRHPEREVLLKLRSKPGEHTTHIEELPYQKLAQGKDLPANFRLVYGHMGEVLDRTDLLVTVSSTAALEALHRRIPTVILTDLGVREVLGNHHFTGSGCLASWDQLDAGHRPAPDEEWVARQGVAADGSYERAFDAARERIAKLLDRPGGLPPLTPYYTPETAPGYLPGILARHHLGPDGVPLPGAPAADKEPGPVRQIVRRAARGAYRHGVQRVAPVIRRMGEL; encoded by the coding sequence GTGCCAGCAAGTGCTACGAAGTCCCTGCGGGTCGCCGTCCTCGCCGATTCCGACACCCGGTGGAAGTGGGGCGCGCTCACCGCGCAGCGCCTCGCCCCCACGGACGCCGGGATCCGGCTCGACGGCTACCTCCTGCGGGGACGCGCCACCCCGACCGCCCGTCAGCTGAAGGAGGTCGGCGTCCGGGCGGACTCCCTGCGTGAGGTCACCGGCGTCGAGTTCCTGCGCGCGATGGGCGACTCCGGCGAGGACCCGTACGACATCCTCGTCCTCGCGCTCGTCGGCGGCGGCGTCCAGGCGATGCTGCACGGACTGCGCGCCGCCTGGGCGGGCGCCGGCAAGCGCCCCGTCGTCGTCACCGGATACGTCGGTGTCGTCTACGAGAAGCTCGCCGACGGACTGCTGCTGCGGCACGGCGCGGACCTCGTCCTCGCCAACTCCCGCCACGACGCGGACCGGTTCCGGGCCGTGTACGAGGGCGTGGGCGCCGACGCCTCCGCGGTCACCGAGGTCGCCCTGCCCTTCCTCGGCGGGGCGCCGTACACCGGCGAACACGAGCCGTACACCGTGGTCTTCGCGGCCCAGCCGTCCGTCCCGGACAGCCGCAAGGACCGCACGTACCTGCTGAACCGGCTGATCGAGCACGCCCGCAGGCACCCCGAGCGCGAGGTGCTGCTGAAGCTGCGCTCCAAGCCGGGCGAACACACCACCCACATCGAGGAACTGCCGTACCAGAAGCTGGCGCAGGGCAAGGACCTGCCCGCCAACTTCCGCCTGGTGTACGGCCACATGGGCGAGGTGCTGGACCGCACCGACCTGCTGGTCACGGTCAGCTCCACGGCCGCCCTGGAGGCCCTGCATCGCCGCATCCCCACGGTGATCCTGACCGACCTGGGCGTGCGCGAGGTGCTCGGCAACCACCACTTCACCGGCTCCGGCTGCCTCGCCTCCTGGGACCAGCTCGACGCCGGGCACCGGCCGGCGCCGGACGAGGAGTGGGTGGCCCGGCAGGGGGTCGCCGCCGACGGCTCGTACGAGAGGGCCTTCGACGCCGCCCGCGAACGCATCGCCAAGCTGCTCGACCGCCCCGGCGGCCTGCCCCCCCTCACCCCCTACTACACCCCCGAGACCGCGCCCGGCTATCTGCCCGGCATCCTCGCCCGGCACCACCTCGGCCCCGACGGCGTCCCGCTGCCCGGCGCGCCCGCCGCCGACAAGGAGCCCGGACCGGTCCGCCAGATCGTGCGCCGCGCCGCGCGCGGCGCCTACCGCCACGGCGTGCAGCGGGTCGCCCCGGTGATCCGGCGGATGGGAGAGCTGTGA
- a CDS encoding glycosyltransferase family 2 protein: protein MVKLSVIVPFYNVQQYAPDTLRSLKANAREDFEFILVDDCSRDGTPEILARAERELPGAVLVRHEQNGGLATARNTGIDRARGEYLTFLDGDDWLAPGYFARLVTAIEDLGCDFVRTDHVQCTARSRTVNRVPVGRRNVVMDPREAILPTDRSTSVDYAFAWAGVYHRRLVDKGLLHFTDGLRTAEDRPWIWKLHREAESFAAVSLLGVFYRRGVASSLTQIGDVRQLDFIRAFDQVIAETAQDRDAEQLLPKAVRTYCAIISHHLGSIERFEPAVAKKLKSMSAAALRRMPQDVLDEALDSMDLQRATKLRRLRRRPAPAGAAA from the coding sequence GTGGTCAAGCTCTCCGTCATCGTGCCGTTCTACAACGTGCAGCAATACGCGCCCGACACGCTCAGGAGCCTGAAGGCGAACGCGCGTGAGGACTTCGAATTCATTCTCGTCGACGACTGTTCCCGCGACGGGACGCCAGAGATTCTCGCGCGCGCGGAGCGCGAGCTGCCCGGGGCGGTCCTCGTCCGGCACGAGCAGAACGGGGGGCTCGCGACCGCCCGCAACACCGGCATCGACCGGGCGCGCGGCGAGTACCTGACCTTCCTGGACGGCGACGACTGGCTCGCCCCGGGCTACTTCGCGCGGCTGGTGACGGCCATCGAGGACCTGGGCTGCGATTTCGTCCGCACCGACCATGTGCAGTGCACCGCGCGGTCGCGCACGGTGAACCGGGTGCCGGTCGGCCGGCGGAACGTGGTGATGGACCCGCGCGAGGCGATCCTGCCCACCGACCGGTCGACGTCCGTGGACTACGCGTTCGCGTGGGCCGGGGTCTACCACCGCCGGCTGGTGGACAAGGGGCTGCTGCACTTCACCGACGGACTGCGCACGGCCGAGGACCGGCCGTGGATCTGGAAGCTGCACCGGGAGGCGGAATCCTTCGCCGCGGTGAGCCTGCTCGGCGTGTTCTACCGGCGCGGGGTGGCCTCCTCGCTCACCCAGATCGGCGACGTACGGCAACTCGACTTCATTCGCGCGTTCGATCAGGTCATCGCGGAAACCGCCCAGGACCGGGACGCCGAACAGCTGTTGCCGAAGGCCGTCCGCACCTATTGCGCCATCATTTCCCATCATCTGGGATCCATCGAAAGGTTCGAGCCCGCGGTGGCGAAGAAACTGAAATCCATGAGTGCCGCGGCCCTGCGGCGCATGCCGCAGGACGTACTGGACGAGGCGCTGGACTCCATGGACCTCCAGCGCGCCACCAAGCTGCGCCGGCTGCGCCGCCGTCCCGCTCCCGCGGGGGCCGCCGCGTGA
- a CDS encoding alpha-2,8-polysialyltransferase family protein, with protein MTTQIFQASTLYGTATLAAALDSGCFRPADRRILLVCNNAATPETTPALDEAPGFERLRDRFDEVISYNETIFPFHPGGWTPRGDDLPLWERFLRHEWRLADDDVELAVESIQVNPALGLAQIFTGAPVTVYADGLMSYGPTRNKIDPLVGTRVDRVLHLDLVPGLKPLLLTEFGVPGELVPTAAFTKVLAELAPVGDELPGIEEPALLLGQYLSALEILTAEQEEKLHVRMLKGAAALGHTKVVFKPHPSAPARFTRLLEQEAERLKVELTVLDTPVLAEVLYQRMRPALVVGCFSTALLTAQALYGLPVARVGTELLLEQLTPYENSNRIPVTIVDALLPDLGDRAAVTEQRAGTDVAALGALIGAVGFAMQPKIHPRLRGHAETWLAANLNQHTMRYFKRRRLSSLALPGGVPAQLAFIPRNATVRRMAKKARSLRNSVRR; from the coding sequence GTGACCACCCAGATCTTCCAGGCGTCGACGCTGTACGGCACGGCCACGCTCGCCGCCGCCCTGGACTCCGGCTGCTTCCGCCCGGCCGACCGGCGGATCCTGCTGGTCTGCAACAACGCGGCCACCCCCGAGACCACGCCCGCGCTGGACGAGGCGCCCGGCTTCGAGCGGCTGCGCGACCGGTTCGACGAGGTGATCTCGTACAACGAGACCATCTTCCCGTTCCACCCCGGCGGCTGGACGCCCCGCGGGGACGATCTGCCGCTGTGGGAACGCTTCCTGCGCCACGAGTGGCGGCTCGCCGACGACGACGTGGAGCTGGCCGTCGAGTCGATCCAGGTGAACCCCGCGCTGGGCCTCGCGCAGATCTTCACCGGCGCCCCGGTGACCGTCTACGCCGACGGCCTGATGAGCTACGGCCCCACCCGCAACAAGATCGACCCGCTGGTCGGCACCCGCGTGGACCGGGTGCTGCACCTGGACCTGGTCCCGGGTCTGAAGCCGCTGCTGCTCACCGAGTTCGGCGTGCCCGGCGAGCTGGTGCCGACCGCCGCCTTCACCAAGGTCCTCGCCGAACTGGCGCCGGTGGGCGATGAGCTGCCCGGGATCGAGGAGCCCGCGCTGCTGCTCGGGCAGTACCTGTCGGCGCTGGAGATCCTCACCGCCGAGCAGGAGGAGAAGCTCCATGTGCGGATGCTGAAGGGAGCCGCCGCGCTCGGCCACACCAAGGTGGTGTTCAAGCCGCACCCGTCCGCCCCGGCCCGCTTCACCCGGCTGCTGGAGCAGGAGGCGGAGCGGCTGAAGGTGGAGCTGACCGTGCTCGACACCCCGGTCCTCGCCGAGGTGCTGTACCAGCGCATGCGTCCGGCGCTGGTCGTGGGCTGCTTCTCCACCGCCCTGCTCACGGCGCAGGCGCTGTACGGCCTGCCGGTCGCCCGCGTCGGCACGGAGCTGCTGCTGGAGCAGCTGACGCCGTACGAGAACAGCAACCGGATCCCGGTGACCATCGTGGACGCGCTGCTGCCCGACCTCGGCGACCGTGCCGCGGTCACCGAGCAGCGCGCCGGGACGGACGTGGCGGCGCTCGGCGCGCTGATCGGCGCGGTGGGCTTCGCGATGCAGCCGAAGATCCACCCGAGGCTGCGCGGGCACGCCGAGACCTGGCTCGCCGCGAACCTGAACCAGCACACCATGCGCTACTTCAAGCGCCGGCGGCTGTCCTCGCTGGCGCTGCCCGGCGGGGTGCCCGCGCAGCTGGCGTTCATCCCGCGCAACGCGACGGTGCGCCGGATGGCGAAGAAGGCGCGCAGTCTGCGCAACTCGGTGCGCCGCTGA
- a CDS encoding acyltransferase family protein, with product MAVSSPALAAVPAPPTRGTAPAHGPRGRLLALDGLRLVAALMVCLYHYTGRGGTVSASWHASPARLFPVLSRAAVYGNLGVQFFFVISGFVICMSSWGRTLGDFFRSRVARLYPAYWVALLLVTAASIALPVVVRPVRLDEFLVNLTMLQQPMGATRVLGVCWTLWVEVRFYVLFALLVVLRGVTYRRVVLFAAVWTTAAVLCRSSGDALLNQVVMPEYAPFFVGGLALYLIHRFGGDLLAWGVVAMSWLLAQSAATQGLWGPHPHRDPYVVVLVVTAAFAAVAAVAVGWTRWASWPWLVTAGALTYPFHLVHEHLGWFVIRVLHRGLGLPAWPTLAVTVAGMLLSAWLIHRFVERPLGPRLKRALKDRKLGSRSPRPGF from the coding sequence ATGGCTGTTTCATCCCCCGCTCTCGCCGCCGTTCCCGCACCCCCCACCCGCGGAACGGCCCCCGCACATGGACCGCGCGGCCGGCTGCTCGCGCTGGACGGCCTGCGGCTCGTCGCCGCCCTGATGGTCTGCCTCTACCACTACACCGGGCGCGGCGGCACGGTCTCCGCGTCCTGGCACGCGAGTCCGGCCCGCCTCTTCCCCGTGCTGTCCCGGGCGGCCGTCTACGGCAACCTCGGTGTGCAGTTCTTCTTCGTCATCAGCGGTTTCGTGATCTGCATGAGCAGCTGGGGCCGCACCCTCGGCGACTTCTTCCGCTCCCGGGTCGCCCGCCTCTACCCCGCCTACTGGGTGGCCCTGCTGCTGGTCACGGCGGCGTCGATCGCCCTGCCGGTGGTGGTCCGCCCGGTCCGCCTGGACGAGTTCCTCGTCAACCTGACGATGCTGCAGCAGCCGATGGGCGCGACCCGGGTCCTCGGCGTGTGCTGGACGCTGTGGGTGGAGGTCCGCTTCTACGTGCTGTTCGCGCTGCTCGTCGTCCTGCGCGGGGTGACCTACCGCCGGGTCGTGCTGTTCGCCGCCGTCTGGACGACGGCGGCCGTCCTGTGCCGCTCCTCGGGCGACGCACTGCTGAACCAGGTGGTCATGCCCGAGTACGCCCCCTTCTTCGTCGGCGGTCTCGCGCTGTATCTGATCCACCGCTTCGGCGGCGACCTGCTCGCCTGGGGCGTCGTCGCGATGTCCTGGCTGCTCGCGCAGAGCGCGGCCACCCAGGGGCTGTGGGGACCGCATCCGCACCGAGACCCGTACGTCGTCGTCCTGGTCGTCACCGCCGCCTTCGCCGCCGTCGCCGCGGTGGCGGTGGGCTGGACCCGGTGGGCCTCCTGGCCCTGGCTGGTGACGGCGGGCGCGCTGACGTACCCGTTCCACCTGGTCCACGAGCACCTCGGCTGGTTCGTCATCCGGGTGCTGCACCGGGGGCTCGGCCTGCCGGCGTGGCCGACGCTGGCGGTGACCGTGGCCGGGATGCTGCTGTCGGCCTGGCTGATCCACCGGTTCGTGGAGCGGCCGCTCGGTCCCCGGCTGAAGCGGGCGCTGAAGGACCGGAAGTTGGGCAGCCGTTCACCTCGTCCTGGGTTTTGA
- a CDS encoding class I SAM-dependent methyltransferase has translation MATIQETTRPPRRLDDVPGWFPVLDQVLFGWFLNRQEDSGMRGDLLEVGVYMGKSAIFLGSHQQPGERYTVCDLFEGDAPDDANQAEAAKSYATLTRRVFEENYLSFHDELPRVLQGPSSLVPAEVEPGSCRFVHIDASHLYEHVHGDIGAARDLLLPDGIVVLDDFRSEHTPGVSIAAWEAVLNRGLRPVCLSTQKLYGTWGDPEPVQEELLAMVRERSDCHLSVQEAAGHRIIRLKSKGMRAPEFPPSKHAQAVAEPEPEPVAPPLPPLQTPAPAAPPARPAARRGRSRVRRVAADLLPPVVTRAIRRARSARR, from the coding sequence ATGGCCACCATCCAGGAAACGACCCGCCCGCCCCGCCGCCTCGACGACGTGCCCGGCTGGTTCCCGGTGCTCGACCAGGTGCTCTTCGGCTGGTTCCTGAACCGGCAGGAAGACTCCGGGATGCGGGGTGATCTGCTGGAAGTCGGGGTCTACATGGGCAAGAGCGCCATCTTCCTCGGCAGCCACCAGCAGCCCGGCGAGCGGTACACCGTGTGCGACCTGTTCGAGGGCGACGCCCCCGACGACGCCAACCAGGCCGAGGCGGCCAAGTCCTACGCCACGCTGACCCGGCGGGTGTTCGAGGAGAACTACCTCTCCTTCCACGACGAACTCCCCCGCGTGCTGCAGGGTCCCAGCTCGCTGGTGCCCGCCGAGGTCGAGCCGGGCTCCTGCCGGTTCGTGCACATCGACGCCTCCCACCTGTACGAGCACGTGCACGGCGACATCGGGGCCGCCCGCGATCTGCTGCTCCCCGACGGGATCGTCGTCCTGGACGACTTCCGCTCCGAGCACACCCCCGGGGTCTCCATAGCCGCCTGGGAGGCCGTGCTCAACCGCGGCCTGCGCCCGGTCTGCCTGAGCACCCAGAAGCTGTACGGCACCTGGGGCGACCCGGAGCCCGTGCAGGAGGAGCTGCTGGCGATGGTGCGGGAGCGGTCCGACTGCCATCTGAGCGTCCAGGAGGCCGCCGGGCACCGGATCATCCGGCTGAAGTCGAAGGGCATGCGGGCGCCGGAGTTCCCGCCGTCCAAGCACGCGCAGGCGGTCGCCGAGCCGGAGCCCGAACCGGTGGCGCCGCCGCTGCCCCCGCTGCAGACCCCGGCGCCCGCCGCGCCGCCGGCCCGCCCGGCGGCGCGCCGCGGCCGGAGCCGGGTGCGCCGGGTCGCTGCGGACCTGCTGCCGCCGGTGGTCACCCGGGCGATCCGCAGGGCGCGCTCCGCCCGGCGCTGA
- a CDS encoding TetR/AcrR family transcriptional regulator C-terminal domain-containing protein → MSPEKRAPLDRRRVAGTALRLLNEVGLEGLTLRAIAKELDVKAPALYWHFKDKQALLDEMATEMYRRMAAGAALDPADTWQERLRKTNRGLRAALLGYRDGAKVFSGSRFTGTEHAPAQEANLRLLTDAGLTLAQAVHAGRTTYAYTIGFVTEEQGVRPLPDERREGYDIEDRARRMAAFPLAAEAGRLLFDGYDEQFEEGLALVIAGIGARYGAG, encoded by the coding sequence GTGAGTCCCGAGAAACGCGCACCCCTGGACCGCCGGCGCGTCGCCGGCACCGCGCTGCGGCTGCTGAACGAGGTCGGTCTGGAGGGGCTGACCCTGCGCGCCATCGCCAAGGAGCTGGACGTCAAGGCGCCCGCCCTGTACTGGCACTTCAAGGACAAGCAGGCGCTGCTGGACGAGATGGCGACCGAGATGTACCGGCGGATGGCCGCCGGTGCCGCACTCGACCCCGCCGACACCTGGCAGGAGCGGCTGCGGAAGACCAACCGCGGACTGCGGGCCGCGCTGCTCGGCTACCGGGACGGCGCCAAGGTGTTCAGCGGCTCACGCTTCACCGGCACCGAGCACGCCCCCGCGCAGGAAGCGAACCTGCGGCTGCTGACGGACGCCGGCCTCACCCTCGCCCAGGCGGTCCACGCCGGCCGCACGACGTACGCGTACACGATCGGTTTCGTCACCGAGGAGCAGGGCGTGCGGCCCCTCCCGGACGAGCGCCGGGAGGGGTACGACATCGAGGACCGCGCCCGGCGGATGGCCGCCTTCCCGCTCGCCGCCGAGGCCGGACGGCTGCTCTTCGACGGCTACGACGAGCAGTTCGAGGAAGGACTCGCGCTCGTGATCGCCGGAATCGGGGCGCGCTACGGCGCGGGCTGA
- a CDS encoding FAD-dependent oxidoreductase encodes MDVLIVGAGPTGLALGVDLARRGVEALVVERSAGLFPGSRGKGLQPRTLEVFDDLGVVDAIRAAGGPYPPRTIWKDGERAGEQPVFDRIEADEGTPYTEPLMVPQWRTQEILYARLLELGGKVAFGREATGLEQDAEGVTVRFADGTTARAAYVVAADGGRSAVRQAVGVGMAGQTVDPAPFLVADVRLSGLDRDHWHTFPGADGTGVALCPLAGTDEFQLQARLPEGTEPDLTLDGVRKLLAAYTHLLPEDVTDLRWSSDFRPRAALADRFRAGRVLLAGDAAHVHSPAGGQGLNTSVQDAYNLGWKLGAVLRGGAPEALLDTYEEERRANAAAMLELSTGVHRGEVRRGRATVQLGLDYRESSLSVETRTRPAGVRAGDRAPDGTVDGVRLFDAFRGPHWTLLGAQASGAGVRALPAAPESYGPGVFLVRPDGYVGWAGDTAEGARAYLAGIGV; translated from the coding sequence ATGGATGTTCTGATCGTGGGTGCGGGTCCGACGGGTCTGGCCCTCGGCGTCGACCTGGCGCGGCGCGGGGTGGAGGCCCTGGTGGTGGAGCGGTCGGCGGGTCTGTTCCCCGGCTCGCGCGGAAAGGGGCTGCAGCCGCGCACCCTGGAGGTCTTCGACGACCTGGGCGTCGTCGACGCGATCCGGGCCGCGGGCGGCCCCTACCCGCCGCGGACGATCTGGAAGGACGGCGAACGGGCCGGCGAGCAGCCGGTGTTCGACCGCATCGAGGCGGACGAGGGCACGCCGTACACCGAGCCGCTGATGGTCCCGCAGTGGCGCACGCAGGAGATCCTGTACGCGCGGCTGCTGGAGCTGGGCGGGAAGGTCGCCTTCGGCCGCGAGGCGACCGGTCTGGAGCAGGACGCCGAGGGCGTGACGGTGCGGTTCGCCGACGGCACGACCGCCCGCGCGGCGTACGTCGTCGCAGCGGACGGCGGACGCTCGGCGGTCCGGCAGGCGGTGGGCGTGGGCATGGCCGGGCAGACGGTGGACCCGGCGCCGTTCCTGGTGGCGGACGTGCGGCTGAGCGGCCTGGACCGGGACCACTGGCACACGTTCCCGGGAGCGGACGGCACCGGCGTCGCCCTGTGCCCGCTGGCCGGCACGGACGAGTTCCAGCTGCAGGCACGCCTGCCGGAGGGCACGGAACCCGACCTCACCCTGGACGGCGTCCGCAAGCTCCTCGCCGCGTACACGCACCTGCTGCCCGAGGACGTCACCGACCTGCGCTGGTCCTCCGACTTCCGCCCGCGCGCCGCCCTCGCGGACCGCTTCCGGGCCGGCCGGGTCCTCCTCGCGGGCGACGCGGCCCACGTCCACTCCCCGGCCGGCGGCCAGGGCCTGAACACCAGCGTCCAGGACGCCTACAACCTGGGCTGGAAGCTGGGCGCCGTGCTGCGCGGCGGGGCGCCCGAGGCGCTGCTGGACACCTACGAGGAGGAGCGGCGGGCCAACGCGGCGGCCATGCTGGAGCTGTCCACGGGCGTGCACCGCGGGGAGGTCCGGCGCGGCAGGGCGACGGTCCAACTGGGCCTGGACTACCGGGAGTCGTCGCTGAGCGTGGAGACACGGACCCGCCCCGCCGGTGTCCGGGCGGGCGACCGGGCGCCGGACGGCACCGTGGACGGCGTACGCCTCTTCGACGCGTTCCGGGGGCCGCACTGGACGCTGCTGGGCGCGCAGGCCTCCGGCGCCGGTGTACGGGCGCTGCCCGCCGCTCCCGAGTCGTACGGCCCGGGGGTGTTCCTGGTGCGGCCCGACGGCTATGTGGGCTGGGCGGGCGACACGGCGGAGGGGGCCCGGGCCTACCTGGCCGGGATCGGCGTCTGA